GCGACTTCAACGAGCCCGACGGCTACGTCGACCACTTCCAGGCGGTGCACGCGGGCGAGGGCGAGGAGGCCGGCGGCGGCGCCCAGGGCGAGGACGCCATCTGGTCGCACCGCTGGGCGGCGTTCCCGAACCTGGCCGGCACCGCCGGTCCGGGCGCGAACAAGGCCGGCGGTGTCCAGATCGGTGACACCGGCATGTGGATCCGTGACTACACCACGGAGCCGGAGAACGGCGGCCTGGGCGTGTTCGCCCACGAGTACGGCCACGACCTCGGCCTGCCGGACCTCTACGACACCGTCGGCGGCGACAACGGCGTGGGCTTCTGGAGCCTGATGTCCTCCGGTTCGTGGCTGAGCCGCGGCAAGGACGACATCGGGTCGACCCCGGGTTACATGGACCCGTGGTCGAAGCTCTACCTGGGCTGGCTGAACTACTCGGTGGTCGAGGAGGACAGCGGCACCACCCGGGTCACGCTCGGCCCGGCCGGCGACAGCGACGGGCCGAAGGCCCAGGCGGTCGTGGTCAACCTGCCGGCGCAGACCCAGACCACCAGCTACAACACGCCGTTCGGCGGGTCGTACGAGTGGTGGGGCGGCAGCGCGGACGACCTGAACACCACGCTGACCCGTCAGCTGGACCTGACCGGCACGACGTCCGCGTCGATCACCGCGAAGGCCTGGTACGACATCGAAGAGGACTACGACTACCTCTACGCCGAGGTGTCGACCGACGGCGGTGCCACCTGGACGGCGCTGGGCAACTCGTCGGTCGACGCCGGTGAGACCGGGGTCGACGGCTCGACCAGCGGCGCCTGGGTGGACCTGGCCTACGACCTGTCCGCGTACGCCGGGCAGACCGTGCAGTTCCGTTACCGCTACCAGACCGACGGCGGCGTGCACCTCGCCGGCGCGTTCCTGGACAACGTGTCGCTGGTCAAGGGCGGCGCCGTCGCCTGGACCGACGACGCCGAGACGCTGGCCGCCGAGTGGACCGCCAAGGGCTTCACCCGGATGACCGGCGCGGTGACCGACTCGTACCCCCGCTTCTACATCGCGGAGAACCGGTCCTACGTCGGCTACGACGACACCCTGCGGACCGGCGGGTACAACTACGGGTTCAACAACACCCGCCCGAACTGGGTGGAGCGGTTCTCGAACCACCCGGGCATGCTGGTCTGGTACGTGAACTACGCGTACGGCGACAACAACACCTCGGAGCACCCGGGCTACGGCCTGAACCTCCCGGTGGACGTCCGACCGAACAAGATCACCGTCGACGGCCAGGGCACCATCACCAACCGGCGCAACGGCTTCGACGCCACGTTCAGCCTGTACGCCAAGCCGGCGCAGACCTTCCACCTCAACGGTGTCCCGGTCACGCTTCCGGCGCTCGCCCCGCAGCCGGTCTTCTCCGACAGCGGGCCGAACAAGTACTGGACGGCCGGCAACCCCTGGAACTCGGTGAAGGTGACCGGTTCCGGTACCCGGATCGAGATCCTGAAGCAGGGCAACAACCCGACCGACGACATGGTCGTCAAGGTCAGTAACTGACGATCGGGGCACTCGTGGGGCCGGTGGCGGTGACGCCACCGGCCCCACTTTTCGCGTACGCGATCACTCCTATCGAAAACCGTCTCTTTCTTCCACAGGGCGACCGTCCGCGCTGCTCACGCCGTGGATGAACGGCCGGGATGTGACGGTGAAAAGCATTCCCAACAAAAGTTTGCAACAAATCGACGCACGCATCTTCCCACGGGTCACACGAGTGTCTATGTTCACCATTGGTCCCACTAGTGGGACCGGTAGCACCGGCCCGTACCCCCGTTGGGCCGGTTCCCTCAAACCGGAGGTACCACGTGCGCAAAGTCGCAGTGGGTCTGCTCGGGCTTTCGCTGACGGCGACGGGACTGGCGTTCGGTTCGTCCGCCACCGCCGCGCCGCAGCCGAAGTTGCCGACGGCCGCTCCGTCGGTCGCCGAGCCAGCCCATGTCGACCACGACCTGCCGAACCCGCTGGAGGACAAGCGTCGCGCCCTGCGCCAGGAGGGCCTGAGCGACGTCCTCTCCGGCCGGGCCAAGCCGCAGAAGGTCAACGGCAGCACGGTCGTCAAGGTCGGCAAGACCCAGGCCGAGGGGGCTGCCGCCCGCTCGACCCGGGCCAACGCCGCCACCCAGACGGAGGACCAGTACGTCGAGCTCTCCCGGGAGAAGACGGACCGGATCTTCGTCATCCTCGCCGAGTTCGGCAACGAGCGGCACCCGAGCTACCCGGACCAGGACACCGACCCGGACACCGCGGGTCCGACCCGGTTCGACGGGCCGCTGCACAACGAGATCCCGCAGCCCAACCGGGCGGTGGACAACTCCACGGTGTGGCAGGCGGACTACAACGCCGACTACTACCGCAAGCTCTACTTCGGCACCAACCCCGGTGACGAGTCGGTGAAGCAGTACTACGAGGCCCAGTCCTCGGGTCGCTACAGCGTCGACGGCACCGTCACCGACTGGGTGAAGGTGAAGTACAACGAGGCCCGCTACGGCCGCTCCGGCGGCTACCCGTGCGCCTCGAACGTCTGCACCAACACCTGGGCGCTGGTCCGCGACGCCGCCAACCAGTGGGTCGCCGACCAGAAGGCCGCCGGCCGCACCGACGCCCAGATCGCCGCCGACCTGTCGGCGATGGACCAGTGGGACCGGTACGACCACGACGGCGACGGCGACTTCAACGAGCGCGACGGCTACATCGACCACTTCCAGATCGTCCACTCCGGTGGCGACGAGGCCGACGGTGACCCGTACCAGGGTGAGGACGCCATCTGGAGCCACCGCTGGTACGCCTTCGCGTCCGACCAGGGCTCGACCGGCCCGGTCGGCAACCCGCTCGGCGGCACCCAGATCGGCAACACCGGCCTCTGGATCGGCGACTACACCATCCAGCCGGAGAACGGCGGCCGGAGCGTCTTCTACCACGAGTACGGCCACGACCTCGGTCTGCCGGACGACTACAACGTCACCAGTGGTGGGGACAACAACAACGAGCACTGGACCCTGATGGCCCAGAGCCGGCTCGGCGCCAAGAACGACGCCGGCATCGGCGACCGTGGCGGCGACCTCGGCGCGTGGAACAAGCTCCAGCTCGGCTGGCTCGACTACGAGGTGGTCGTAGCGGGGCAGAAGCGGACCATGACCCTCGGCCCGCAGGAGTACAACAGCGACGAGGCGCAGGCCGTCGTCGTGGTGCTTCCGAAGCGTGACTACACGTTCGAGCACGGCGCGCCCTTCGAGGGCAGCAAGCAGTTCTTCTCCGGCAACGCGGACGACCTCAACAGCACGATGACCCGGACCCTGGACTTCACCGGGAAGTCGTCGGCGTCCCTGTCGATGAAGGGCCGCTACAACATCGAGGCCGACTACGACTACCTGTTCTTCGAGGCGTCGCTGGACGGCGGCCAGTCCTGGGTGACCCTGCCCGGCACGGCCAACGGCCAGCCGCTGAAGGAGATCTCGGCCGGCCGCTACGCGCTGGACGGCAGCAGCGGCGGCGAGTGGGTCGACGTCAACATCCCCATGGACGTGGCGGCGGGCAAGGTCGCGCAGTTCCGGCTGCGCTACCAGACCGACGGCGGCGTCTCCGAGGGTGGCTTCTACGGTGACGCGATCACCGTGACGGCCGACGGCCAGACCGTCCTCTCCGACGGCGCCGAGACCGGCGCCGCGGGCTGGACGCTCGCCGGTGGCTTCGAGACCGCCGAGAAGAGCTACACCAAGGCGTACGACAACTACTACATCGCGGGCACCCGGCAGTACATCTCGTACGACAAGTACCTGAAGACCGGCCCGTACTTCTTCGGCTACTCGAACACCCGCCCGGACTACGTGGACCACTACGCGTACCAGGAGGGTCTGCTGATCTCCTACTGGAACACCCGGTGGGCGGACAACGACACGTTCGTGCACCCGGGTGAGGGTCGCAACCTCATCATCGACGCGCACCCGCGGCCGATCTACAACCTGACCGGCCAGCCCTGGCGGGCCCGCGTCCAGGTCTACGACGCGCCGTTCAGCCTGAAGAAGGCCGACTCGTTCACGCTGCACCTCAACAGCCAGCCGCAGTACATCCGTGGCCAGGCCGCGCAGCCGCTGTTCGACGACACCCAGCAGTACTGGTTCCCGGAGCTGCCGAACCACGGCGTCAAGCTCCCGGCCACCGGCACCAAGATCAAGGTCCTGGAGAAGGACGGCGTCTACACCAAGATCCGTATCTCCTGATCCACTGATCACGCACCACCCGCACCACGCGATGCCCGGGCAGGTCACCTGCCCGGGCATCGCCCTTTCCCGGGCGGTCCCCGCCACCGGTGGGGTCGGCGTCGGGGGCGACCGGCGTCGGGGTCCTAGGCTGTCTGCCATGACCGAGCAGCGCGGCGGGCCCGTCGACGAGTCCTGCGTCCTCACCGAGGGGCCGTGGACGCACCGGTTCGTCGGCGCCAACGGCAGCCGCTTCCACGTGGTGGAGGCCGGCACCGGACCGATGGTGCTCTTCCTGCACGGCTTCCCGGAGCACTGGTGGGCCTGGCACGAGATGCTGCCGGCGATCGCCGACGCCGGCTTCCGGGCCGTCGCGGTCGACCTGCGCGGCTACGGCGCCAGCGACAAGCCGCCCCGGGGGTACGACGGCTACACCCTCGCGGCCGACGTCGCCGGACTGATCCGGGCCCTCGGCGAGCGCTCCGCCACGGTGGTGGGCACCGGCGTCGGCGGCATGATCGCGTGGACGGTGGCCTCGTTCCACCCGTCCCTGGTCCGCCGGCTGGTGGTGCTCGGCGCTCCCCACCCGCTGCGGCTCCGGGCCGCCATCTTCGCCGACCCGCGCGGGCAGTTCGCCGCCGCCACGCCCACCCTGAAGTTCCAGTTGCCCCGCTACGAGCACGTGCTGACCCGCGACGACGCGGCGGCCGTGGAGGAGATGCTGCGCCGCTGGGGCGGGCCGCGCTGGGTCGACGGGCCGGGCTTCGAGGCGTACGCCCAGCGGTGCCGGGAGGCCATGCGCATCCCGCAGGCGGCGTTCTGCGCCCTGGAGGGCTACCGCTGGGCGTTCCGCTCGGTGCTCCGGCTGCACGGTTACCGCTTCGTCCGGCTGATGCAGAAGCCGCTGATCACGCCGACCCTCCAGCTGCACGGCGCGCTCGACGAGGCCTCCCTGCCGCGTACCGCCCAGGGCTCCGGCCGGTACGTGGTGGCGCCCTACGAGTGGCGGCTCCTGGACGACATCGGGCACTTCCCGCACGTGGAGGCCGGCGACCTGGTGGTGGGCGAGGTCCTGCGCTGGGCGAAGTCCTGACTCAGACCCGCTGCTCGCGCAGGTCGGCGACCTCGGCGGCGGGCGCCCAGCCCTGGTAGACGCCGAAGTCGAAGACCTCCAGGCCCATCGCCCGGGCCACCGGCCAGCGTCCGCCCGTGTACTCCACCCGCAGCCAGCCGTCGTGCTCGCCGAGGACGATGAACGGCTGCCCCTGCCAGGTGCAGACGGTCCGCACGTACGCCAGGTCGTCGATCTCGGTGGCCGGCAGCACCCGGACGTACCGGCCGGGGCGGATCTCCTCGAAACCTTCGCCCGGCTCCGGCTGGTAGAGCCGGACGTCGTCGCCGTCCGGGCTCGCCTGGTATTCCCGGCCCTGCCAGCGGGCCACGTAACCGTCGCGCGTCACTGCTCACCGACCTGTCGCCACCGCAGCGCGTCCGTGTCGAGGATGGCGACCACCCGTTCGGTGCCGTCCGCGCCGATCCGCCACAGCTGCGCGCCGTGCGGCAGCCGGGCGCTGTCCACCTTGAACTCCGCCACCACGTCGCTGCTCTCGCCCGGCGCGAACCCGTTGCCCCGGAACGGCGGGCGCTCGATGACCCAGCCCTCCATGGCCCGCATGGCGGCCTCGTTCTGCCCGCCGTACGGGATCCGGTAGAGGCTCGGCCGATGCGCTGGCCAGCGCAGCACGTAGATCTCGCCGGCGTCCCGGGCGAAGGGGGAGTCCGGGTAGCCCAGGCCGAGCGCGTCGTGCAGCTGGGCCGGGGTGTTGAGGTGGGCCAGCTCGCCGGCACGGTGCACGAAGCCGGAGACCCGGTCGTAGCCCCGCTCCAGGTAGTACGCGAGCTGGCTGGGGGCGACCGCCTTCTGCATCACGATCGGGCGCGCCGGGTCGGGTGCGGGTGGGGCGTAGCGGGGGCGGCTGACCGGTTCCTCGGCGGCGGCCGGCTCGGCCTCGGCCCCGGTGTCGTCGCCGAGTCCCACCTCCGCCGCCCAGTTGGCCAGCCCGACGATCTGCTCACCGGGCAGCTTCGCCCCGACCGGGGTGCCCGGGTTGACCGCGAACGACCAGGACTCGTCCGGCCAGCGGCGGATCAACTGGACGAACTTCACCCCGATGGTCTCGACCGTCGCGTCGGTGTGGTCGGCGAGCCGCTCCGGCGAGGTGTGCACCACGACGAACGTCTCGCCGTCGAGTTCCTCCGTACGCCAGACGAAGCCGGGCTCGCCGGGCCGGCTGCCCGGCGCGGAGTCGGCCGCCACCGGCAACAGCACCCGGGCCAGCAGCAGGGTGGACAGGAACGTGTCGGTGCTGCCGGCGCCGGCGGCGTCGAGCAGGTTCTCCTCGACCTCGTTGGCCGGCTCGAAGTCGACCGGCCCGGGACCGGTGCCCGGCGACACGTCCCCGGCCCCGGTCAGGGGCGCGGTCGCCGGCTCGTCGGCGACCGGCTGACCGGGGTCCTCCGCCGGTCCGCCGCCGGGAACGGCGGCGTCGGTCGCGGACCCCTGCCGGACGGCCCCGTCCGTCTCCGGTGCGGGCGCGGCGACGCTGGTCGGCACCGTCGGATCCCCGGACCACGCGCCGGCGGGCGGCCCGGATCCGAGGGGCACGGTCGGGTCCCCGGGCCACGCCGCGTCGGCAGGCGGCTCGGGATCGAGGGGCACGGTCGGATCCAGGGACACCGTCGCATCGCCCGACGACACGACCGGCTGCGTCCGATCCAGGGACACCGTCGGATCCAGAGACACCGTCGCATCGCCCGACGACACGACCGGCTGCGTCCGATCCAGGGACACCGTCGGATCCAGAGACACCGTCGCATCGCCCGACGACACGACCGGCTGCGTCCGATCGAGAGACACCGTCGGATCCAGAGACGCGGTGGCGTCGCCGGACCACGACGGGGCGGTGGACCGCACGGTGTCGGCGGGCGACGACGGGTGGGCGGGCGCGGTCGGTGCGGGGTCGGCGGTGGCGGCGGTCACCGGTTCCCGGCGGCGCCGGACCGGCTCGAACAGCGAGACGGTCTCCTCGGCGGGCGGGGCCGGCTCGGGGGCAGGCGGTCCGGTGAGGTCCCGCGACTCGATGACGGTGCCCTCGATGACGATCGGCGTGAAGCCGCGCCGGGGAGCGGGCGGTCCGGACACCGGCTCCGCCTCCGCGACCGGCTCGGGCCCGACCGGTTCCGGGGTGGGCTGCCGGCGGGGCAGCGCCTGGGTGACGTCCTCGGTCGGCTCCGCTCGACGCCCGCCGTACGCCGGTGGTGGCGGCCCGGCCCCCGGGGCGGGGGCCCGGAGGTCCCGGGTGGCGTCCCCGTCGGGCCCGCGCGGCGGCAACACCTGCGTGGCCTCGCCCCCGGGCACCGTGAAGGCCCGGGTCGGTTCCCCGGCCGGCACCGTGAAGGCGTGGGTCGGTTCCGCGGTCGGCACTGTGAAGGCCCGGGTCGGCTCCCCGGCCGGCACCGTGAAGGCGTGGGTCGGCTCGGCGGCCGGCGCCGTGAAGGCGTGGGTCGGTTCCGCTTCGGTCGGGGCGCTCGGGATCGGGCGGGTCGGTTCCTCCGGTACCGGCTCGCCGAGCGGCCGGCGGCGGGGGAACGGCTGGCTGCCGGGTCCGAGGCGGGACGGCGGAGCCGCCCGCTCGCCCGAGCGCAGCGCCTCCTGCCGGTAGGCGGCCGCACGACCGGAGGCCGGCTCGAAGAACGACCGGTTCGGCCGCTCCGACGCCTCCCCCGCCGGGCGACCGTTGGTCGACGGCGAGGGGTGGGCGTCGGGCGTCGGCAGGCCCCGCGGGCGCTCGGTGAGCGGCGCGGGGCGCGGCGGCGGGAGCCGGTCGGGGGCCGCCACGGCGTCGAACCGGGCGGGTCCGCCGGCCGTCGGGTCGCCACGCCGCAGGTCCGGGTGCTCCGCCGGGAACGTGGGCGGGACGGACGGGTGGGCCGCGCCGGGTCGGGCGGGTGCGGGGATCCGGCCGGTGGCCGACGCGGCCGTGGGCTCGGGCCGGAGCGTGCCGTCGGGCCGGGCCACACGGGTGGTCGGCCCGGTCTCCGGCCCGCCCGGCGCGTCCTGGCCGGCGGTCTGGGCCCGCGCCCGGGCGGCCGTCTCCACGCGTTCCAGCCGGGCCCGCGCGCCCATGGTGCGGCCGGGCAGCCGGACGTCGCCCCGGGAGAGCTGGGCGACGAACCAGGCCGGCAGGTAGCCCTCGATGGGCAGCCCGGGATTCACGGCCAGCCACCACTCGTGGTTGGGCCAGCCGTCGGACAGATCGGCGTACGAGATGCGCCGGACGGCACCGCCGTGCTCGCCGAGACAGGCGCGCACCGCCGCTCCGGAGGTGAACGCCAACACGTGGGTGCGGCCGCCGGTGGTCCAGGTGCCCCAGCCCACCGGTGCCGTCCCCGCGAGCGCCTCGGCGGAGACCGGCAGCAGCAGTTCGCTCCGGGCCAGGACGCGGAAGTAGAGCTGTTGGTCGTTGGCGCGCAGCGCGTCCCGCATCGCCGCTTCGGCGTCGGTGGCCGGCTCCCACTCGGTCACGGCCACCCCTCCTCCCGCGAACAGGCCATAGGTATCGCGTACAACCTACAAGGTAGAAGCAAGATCACAATCGCTGGCCGGCGGCGGTCCGCCCGGTGCCGCCGGAGGCGCTAACATCCCGTTCCGGAGTCGACACGATACGGAGGCGGTCGATGTCCCGGTCCCCCTCGCGCCCGCTCCTCACCGCCCTGACGACGGCGTTGCTGACCGCCGTCCCGGCCGCCCCCGCGATCACCGGCCGCCCGGCCGGGCCCGCCCCCGGCCCGGTGCCGGCCGGCTGGTCCGCATCCGCGCCGACCGTCGCCCGCGCGACCCCCGGCTGCGCCTCGCCCCTCGCCCCGGTCCGGCCGGTGTCCGCGCGCCCCTGGCCCCAGCAGCGGTACGCCCCGGAGCGGCTGGCACCGCTCGCCACCGGCGCCGGGGTGACGGTGGCGGTGATCGACTCGGGGGTGGACCGGCGGCACCCGCAGTTGGCCGGCCGGGTGCTCGACGGCACCGACCTGCTCGACCCGGGCGGCGACGGCAGCCGGGACTGCGCCGGCCACGGCACCGGTGTGGCGAGCATCATCGCCGCCGGCCCCCGCGACGGTACGGCGTTCCGGGGGCTGGCCCCGGGTGCCCGGATCCTGCCGGTACGGGTCAGCGAGCAGCAGGTGGTCGAGGGCCGGGAGTCGGGGCGCACGGTCAGCGCCGGCGACTTCGCCCGCGCCGTCCGCTGGGCGGTCGACCACGACGCCGACGTGCTCAACCTCTCCGTCGTCCTGTACGCGGACGACCCGGCGGTGCGGGCCGCGATCGGCTACGCGGTCGACCGGGACGTGGTCGTGGTGGCCGCCGCCGGGAACCTGCACGACGCCGGTGATCCCCGGCCCTACCCGGCCGCGTACGACGGGGTGCTCGGGGTGGGCGCGATCGGGGCGGACGGGGCACGGGCGCCCTTCTCTCAGACCGGCTCGTACGTCGACCTGGTCGCCCCGGGCAGCGACGTGCTGATGGCCGCCCCCGGCGAGGGCCACCACCGGGCCGAGGGCACCAGCTACGCGGCGCCCTTCGTGACGGCCACCGCCGCGCTGCTGCGCCAGTACCGGCCGGAGCTGACCGCGGCGCAGGTGGCGCAGCGGATCGTGGCGACCGCCGATCCTGCCCCGGGCGACGGTCGGGGTGGCGGGTACGGCGCGGGGGTGCTGAACCCGTACCGGGCGGTCACCGAGACCGGGGGCGGGACGCCGGAGCGGGCGCCCCGGGTCAGCGCGCTCGCGGACGGCCGGCCCGAACCGGCGGTGCTGGCGCAGCGGGCCCGCCGGGCGACGGCCCGGGACCGGGCGCTGCTGGTGGCGGGGGCAAGCGGAACGGTGGTGGCCCTGGCGGCGCTGCTGGCGCTCGTCGTGCCGCGCGGGGCCCGGCGCCGCTGGCGGCCGGCCGACCACGCCTGACCCGGCCGGCGGTCGACAGCGAACCGGCCGACCGCCGCCGCCACCTCGACGACCTGCTGGTCAGCGCCCCACAACGGCCGGTGGTGGCGCCGACCGGCTCACGGTCGACGCCACCACCGGGTGGGCTCACTGGAACAGGCCGACGTTCTTCTTCTCCGTGTCGAGGTAGTCGGTGGCGGAGTCGTCCACCGCGAGCTTGATGTCGCGCAGCATGGCCTGGAGGTCCTGCGAGGCCGAACGCCAACGGCCCTGCCGCTGCTCGTAGGCCTGGCGGGCCTCGCCGGACCAGCTCGCCACGAGCGGGGCGGCGTCCCGTTCGAGCTGCCCGAGCTGCGAGTCGAGCGCGTTCAGCGCCTTCTGGATGTCCGCGCTCGCCTGTTGCAGGGCGGCGAAGTTGACGACCAGTACACCGTGGTCCATCGGATGTCTCCTCCCCCGAGACCGGGTCAGAGCGGCAGCTGGATGCCGCCGCGGTTGGTGGTGGACACCCGGCTGGCGGCCTCGGTGTCCGAGACGTCGTACTGCTGGCCGGCCCTGCGGACGGCGCCGGCGGTCTCCCGCAGGGCCCGCTGCAGCGCCGCCTGGTCCTGTGCCCACTGCTGCTTGACCTGCTCGAACGAGCGCCCGCCGGCACCGCGCCAGGCCTGCTGCAACACCTCCAACTCGGCCATCAGGCTGCTCAGCATGGACTGCAGGGACTGGTCGACCTGCTCGAACTTCGCGGCGGTCTGCTGCATCACCGCTGCTTCTGCCTGGGTCTGGGACACCCGGGACGTCACCTCGTCTCATCGATCGTGGCTGGCCGTCGGCTCGCGCCGCCCGGAGGTCGAACACGGCGGGCGCGGGGGTCAGCGAAACTCGTCGCTGACGGTAGCGGTCCGGTCGTGTTTCTGCTACCCCGTGGCCATCCCCTGTGGACGACCGCGGCCCCCACTGCGCGGGGTGCGCCCCCTACGATGGGCGTCGTCGATGTCGCGGCGAGTGACCGGTCGAGGAGGCGCGGTGACGGTGACCACCGGCGCGGGCCCGCACCGGCCGGCCCCGGGCCACGATCCCGGCCCGACCGCCGCGGCCCTCGTACCGGCACCGCCCGGGTCGGCCCGCCCGGCCGGCCCGATCGGCACCGTGGCCGGCGCACCCGCACCCCCGGTCGCCCTGTCGCCGTCGCGGCACCCGGCCGCCCGGCGGAGGGGCGCCGGTCTCCGGGCCGGTCAGGTCGTCGCCACGCAGGTGGCGGTGGCCGCCGTGGTCGCGGCCGCCGGCCGGGGCGTGCTGCTGACGTTGGCCGCCGTGGGGGTGGCCGCGCTGCTGCTGCCCCTGGCCTGGGTGCGGCTGCGGGGGCGGTGGCTCTTCGAGTGGCTCACCACGGGCCTGGGCTACGCCACCCGCCGCCGGGCCCTGCCTCCGGCCGCCGGCCCGGCGGCCCTGCTGGACCTGGTCGACCCGGGCGCGGTCGTGCGCCCCGCCGAGCTGGCCGGCACGCCGGCCGCCGTGCTGGACGACGCCGCCGGCATGGTGGCCGTGCTGGAGGCCGGCGATCCGGCCGACCTGCTCGGCGACGCTCCCCGCGCGCTGCCCGTCCCGGCGTCGCTGCTGCCGGCCGCCGCGCCGGACGGCCCCCCGGTGCGGCTCCAGCTCCTGCTGACGGGCTCACCGGCGCCGACCGTGGGCGCGGGTGGCGGTGCCGTCGCCACCTCGTACCGGCAGCTCACCGACGGGCGGATCGCCGGCCGGGAACGGGCCGTGCTCGCCGTGCGGGTGCTGCGCGTCGAGGGCTGGACGGCAGAGGAGCTGCGGCGGGCGCTCTCGGGAACGGTGCGCCGGATCACGCGCCGGGTCGGGCCCGTCACCGCCCGCCCGCTGGGCGAGCACGCGACGCTGCGGGTGCTGGCGGAGCTGGCCCACCACGACGACCATCCCGCGCAGGAGTCCTGGCAGGCGGTCCGGGCGGGCGACCTGCTGCAGACCACGTTCCGGCTGCGCCGCTGGCCCGACCCGCGTACCGACGCCGGCCGGCGGCTGGTGACCCGGCTGCTCGCGCTGCCCGCGACGGCGACCACCGTCTCGCTCGGCGTGGGGCCGTGGGCCGGTGCCGACCCCGCGTCGGCGCCGACCGAGCTGGCCGTACGACTGGCCGCCGCCACCCCGGCGGAGCTCTCGATCGCGGCGCAGGCGCTGCGCCGGCTGGTGGCCGAGGTGGGCGGCGAGGTGCACCGGCTCGACGGCGCGCAGCTCGACGGGTTGGCCGGCACGCTGCCGCTCGCGGCGGCGGGCGCGGCGGGTCCCGGTCCGGCGCCCGACGGCCTGGAGCTGACCCTCGGCGAGGCGGGACTGATGGTCGGCACGAACCGGCACGGCGGCGCGGTGACCGTCCGGCTGTTCCGGCCGGAGAGCACCCGGGTGATGCTGGTCGGCGGGATACGCGCGGCGCAGCTGGTGGCGGTGCGGGCGATGGCGCTCGGGGCCCGGGTGGTGGTGCAGACCGCCCGCCCGCGCGGGTGGGAGCCGTTCGTCCGGGGCGTCGGCACCCCCGGCGCGATGATCCCGGTGGTGCCGCCGGGCCGTCCGGTGGGCGAGCCGGGCTCGCCGCTGCGCCCGCTGCTGGTGGTGGTCGACGCCGGCCCCACGCCCGCCGAGACGGACCCGGGGTCCCCGTGGCGGACCACGCTGCTGGTGCGCGACGAGCTGACCCCCGCCGACGCCGACGCGTTGGGCCGCGCCGACCTGGCCGTGCTGCAACCGCTCGACCCGGCCGAGGCCGCCGTGGCGGGCGCCGCGCTGGGGCTGGGCGGGTCGGCGGAGTGGCTGACCCGGATCCGGGACGACATGGTCGCGGTGGTCAACCGCCGGGCGCTGCGCTGGGCGCTGCTCTCCCCCACCCCGATCGAGTCGCAGCTGGTCGGCCGCCCGTCCCGCCGCTGAGCACAGGCGACGGTCGCGCGCCTTCCGCACGTTGTCCGTCCGTGGCACGATCCCGGCCATGGGTTTCCTCAAAGGGCTGTTGATCCGGCTGGGCAGCACGGCGCTCGCCTTCTGGCTGGCCACGCTGCTCATCCCGGGCATCACGCTGGACTCGGCGTCCGCCGGCGAGGCGGTCGTCACGCTGGTTCTCGTCGCGGTGATCTTCGGCGTGGTCAACGCGGTGCTCCAGCCGATCATCAAGACCGTCGGCTGCGGCTTCTACCTGCTGACCCTCGGGTTGATCGCGCTGGTGGTCAACGGGCTGCTGTTCCTGCTCACGAGCTGGATCGCCGACCAGGCCGGGCTGCCCTTCCACGTCGACGGCTTCTGGCCGGAGGCGGTGCTCGGCGCGCTCTTCGTCGGCATCGTCACCTGGATCCTCGGCGCCGCTCTGGACCGGGACTGACCCGGACCGACCAGCGGGCGGGCCGCGAAGCAGGTGGGCGGGCCCGCGACCAGAGGGCGGGAATTGGCCACTGATCGGGCCGGGCGGCCGGGTTAGCGTCGCGGGCATGTTCACCCTGACCCGCGACGACGGCTACCTGCTCAGCACCGACCCCGCCCGGATCGACCTGGGCCTGGTGCACCACTGGCTCTCCACGGACGCGTACTGGGCGATCGGGCGGGACCGGGAGACGGTGGCGCGGGCGTTCGCCGGGTCGGTG
The nucleotide sequence above comes from Micromonospora sp. M71_S20. Encoded proteins:
- a CDS encoding SseB family protein encodes the protein MTEWEPATDAEAAMRDALRANDQQLYFRVLARSELLLPVSAEALAGTAPVGWGTWTTGGRTHVLAFTSGAAVRACLGEHGGAVRRISYADLSDGWPNHEWWLAVNPGLPIEGYLPAWFVAQLSRGDVRLPGRTMGARARLERVETAARARAQTAGQDAPGGPETGPTTRVARPDGTLRPEPTAASATGRIPAPARPGAAHPSVPPTFPAEHPDLRRGDPTAGGPARFDAVAAPDRLPPPRPAPLTERPRGLPTPDAHPSPSTNGRPAGEASERPNRSFFEPASGRAAAYRQEALRSGERAAPPSRLGPGSQPFPRRRPLGEPVPEEPTRPIPSAPTEAEPTHAFTAPAAEPTHAFTVPAGEPTRAFTVPTAEPTHAFTVPAGEPTRAFTVPGGEATQVLPPRGPDGDATRDLRAPAPGAGPPPPAYGGRRAEPTEDVTQALPRRQPTPEPVGPEPVAEAEPVSGPPAPRRGFTPIVIEGTVIESRDLTGPPAPEPAPPAEETVSLFEPVRRRREPVTAATADPAPTAPAHPSSPADTVRSTAPSWSGDATASLDPTVSLDRTQPVVSSGDATVSLDPTVSLDRTQPVVSSGDATVSLDPTVSLDRTQPVVSSGDATVSLDPTVPLDPEPPADAAWPGDPTVPLGSGPPAGAWSGDPTVPTSVAAPAPETDGAVRQGSATDAAVPGGGPAEDPGQPVADEPATAPLTGAGDVSPGTGPGPVDFEPANEVEENLLDAAGAGSTDTFLSTLLLARVLLPVAADSAPGSRPGEPGFVWRTEELDGETFVVVHTSPERLADHTDATVETIGVKFVQLIRRWPDESWSFAVNPGTPVGAKLPGEQIVGLANWAAEVGLGDDTGAEAEPAAAEEPVSRPRYAPPAPDPARPIVMQKAVAPSQLAYYLERGYDRVSGFVHRAGELAHLNTPAQLHDALGLGYPDSPFARDAGEIYVLRWPAHRPSLYRIPYGGQNEAAMRAMEGWVIERPPFRGNGFAPGESSDVVAEFKVDSARLPHGAQLWRIGADGTERVVAILDTDALRWRQVGEQ
- the mycP gene encoding type VII secretion-associated serine protease mycosin, producing the protein MSRSPSRPLLTALTTALLTAVPAAPAITGRPAGPAPGPVPAGWSASAPTVARATPGCASPLAPVRPVSARPWPQQRYAPERLAPLATGAGVTVAVIDSGVDRRHPQLAGRVLDGTDLLDPGGDGSRDCAGHGTGVASIIAAGPRDGTAFRGLAPGARILPVRVSEQQVVEGRESGRTVSAGDFARAVRWAVDHDADVLNLSVVLYADDPAVRAAIGYAVDRDVVVVAAAGNLHDAGDPRPYPAAYDGVLGVGAIGADGARAPFSQTGSYVDLVAPGSDVLMAAPGEGHHRAEGTSYAAPFVTATAALLRQYRPELTAAQVAQRIVATADPAPGDGRGGGYGAGVLNPYRAVTETGGGTPERAPRVSALADGRPEPAVLAQRARRATARDRALLVAGASGTVVALAALLALVVPRGARRRWRPADHA
- a CDS encoding WXG100 family type VII secretion target; this encodes MDHGVLVVNFAALQQASADIQKALNALDSQLGQLERDAAPLVASWSGEARQAYEQRQGRWRSASQDLQAMLRDIKLAVDDSATDYLDTEKKNVGLFQ
- a CDS encoding WXG100 family type VII secretion target, encoding MSQTQAEAAVMQQTAAKFEQVDQSLQSMLSSLMAELEVLQQAWRGAGGRSFEQVKQQWAQDQAALQRALRETAGAVRRAGQQYDVSDTEAASRVSTTNRGGIQLPL